One Methanobacterium formicicum DSM 3637 genomic window, CATATGATGGTTTTCCACGAAGTAACTGCGAACTGATTCCAGTGATGTTTTACTGTCATCAAACTTTAATCCCTTTGATTTGAGTTCTTCCAGGAAGGTGCGGCCAATCTGACGGGTGACTGAGTATGATCCTGTTCCAGCAATGGTCCACAGTCCCTGGGTAAGTCCCAGCACCATTACCAGAAGGGGATCCTTACCCCTGGGAGCCTGGATTTCGTTCCCCATTGGTGTGAAACTGGATTTATCTATACCACACCGGGGGCAAAGCCAATCACTAGGTATGTCCTTGAAGCTGGTTCCAGGTTCAATTCCACCTTCAGGATCTCCATTTTCTGGCTCGTAGATATAGTGGCATATTTCACACTGGTAGTTCACGCTGTTCCTCCATTATGGACATTAATTAGGTATTTTGATACGAAATTTGGTATTGATTGAAATTATTTGACAGAAATTATGAAATTGAACATTTAATTCCATCATATAAAAAAAGGAGTTAAAAAGAGGATTTAGAAGTACCTCTCCAGAATTCCTTTTAACATTCGGGCGTGACGGGCTTCATCACGGGAGCTTTCATCGAAGAAATCATGGGCAGGGTCGATGTCACATTCTTTGGCCTTTTTAGCTGCTGTTTTTTTCTCGTTGTTGGCCATGGTTTCCCCTTCCAGCATCATTTCCAGGTTTTCCTTGAGTGTGGGTTTGATTACTTCGTTCATTTCAGCAAAATGTGCTGCGTGTTCTGCTTCTTCCCATGCTATGGTTTTCAGTACTTCTGCCACTTCTGGGAGTCCCTCTCTTTGTGCCAGTCTGGCCATGGCCAGGTACATTCCCACTTCCTGAGTTTCCCCACTGAAATTGGCAGCTACCAGTTTTTCCAGGTCAGTTCCCTTACAAATTCCTATTTTATGTTCGTTTATAAGATCCATTTTTCTCATCCTCCAGTGTTTATTCCTAGTTAAATTTTGTATTCCAAGACCAATTATTCTATCGGATTAAATTCATTTGAAATATCCCTGAATATTGGTTAATGTGGCTAACGTGTATTTATTACGCTTTTTTTATCTCCTGAGCCAGTTTTTTACCTGCTTCGAAGCATTTTTCCAGTTCATCTGCATCTGGTACGTAGTATACTTCGTATTCATTGAGTACGTTGAATCCGCACTCTTTAAGATCACGGGCCAGGGTTTCTGGAGCTCCTCCTTTTCCACCCATGGATCCAAAGGTTAGTGCCAGGCGTTCCCTTCCAGTTCGGTTGAATTTCAATCCTCGCAGGTAGTATATCAGGTCACCCACGCTGGGGTATGGTTCATCGTAGATGGTAGGGGCCCCTAGAGCTATGGCTTTACTTTCCAAGATGTCCTTCACGATTTCACTTCTTTCATCTTCGTGGAGGAAGTACATTTTAACATCCACTCCTTCGCTCATGGCTCCTTCGGCGACTGCGTGGGCCATTTTCTGGGTGGACTGGTGCATGGTGTCGTAGATGATGGTGATCTTATCCGGGCATTCACCAGTGGCCCATGTGCTGTAGGCCCCGATGACTTTCATGGGGTCGGTCCAGATCTGTCCGTGTGCTGGTGCAATCATCTTGATCTGTTCCAGGAGTCCAAGATCAGTGACTTCCTGGAATTTTTTCAGTACCAGTTTGGATAATGGGGTGATGAGGTTGGCATAAAATTTCTGGGTGCCATCCATCAGTACGTGTTCTGGTATTTCATGGTCGAACCTCTGGGGGTAGCATATGTGCTGTCCAAATGCATCGTTGGGGAAGAGTATTCCTTGTTCTACCAGGAGGGTGAACATGCTGTCTGGCCAGTGCAGTAGGAATGCATCTAAAAATGCCAGTGTTTTTCCGCCCAGTTCCAGTGCATCTCCGGTTCCCACTTCAATGAAGTTGGCACCTTCTAAGGCAGGGAAATGTTTCAGTAGCCCTTTAACTGCGATTTCTGTGCAGTAAATTGGTGCTTCTGGGAATCTGCGGTGTAATTCTGGTAAAACTCCACTGTGGTCTTTTTCAACGTGGTTCTGTACTATCACGTCAAGGTTAACTTCTTTGCCTTCTTTTTCGAATGCATCTTCAACCCGGGCCATGAGTTCCTGATAGTTGCCAGGGTAGGCATTGTCAATTAAAGCCACTTTGTCGTCCCCGAATACAAGATAAGCGTTGTAGGTAGTTCCGTTTAGAGTGTATCCATGGTACTTTCTTATGTCCCAGTCTAAAACTCCTACCCAGTATACGCCTTCACCAATTTTTTCTGACTCTGCTTTCATACTTTCACTCACCGTTTATCATATTACATGAGATTGTATGTTCCAGGACACTTATATAAGTTCGTGTGTCCCCGAACGTATGCTATTTTACGAACGATTCTATATATAGTTTACTGTTCGCATCAAAACGAACGTACTTATATACCCGAACTATTTATATATTAAGTAAGTAGATTTAAGTCAGTAGAACCCAAGTGAAAAAACAAAAATCCCATGGTTTTGTCTTAAAAAAAACGTAAAACGGGAGTTTCTACCTTTACATCAACTAACAAGTAAACTGAGGAATTAGTTAAAAAATTGAACATATTTTAAAAAGACCAATTTTTAAAAAAAAGTCTCATAATTTAAAATAATAAATTAAAAAAATCTCATGGAAGGTTAAAAATGGCCAACATAAATACCGAAAGCCGTATCAAGATATTTTCCACTAAAACTGGAGTGAATGTGGTTCAAAGCCCAATAAAAGCACAGATTCTCTCCATTCTTAAAGAAGGAGGTATGAGTGGATCCCAGATCGTTTCCTCCACCAAACGGTCAAAATCCACCATCTCCGCACACCTGCAGGACCTGGAGGATGCAGGTATAATTGACTGGGTAATAGACCCGGAGGACCGCCGCCGGAAAATTTATTACATAAACTCCAAATTCCTGGGCGATTTATCATCAACCAAGGAAATAGAAAACGATATGAATGATCTCCTAGAAGAATACGTGGTCCAATCTGAAGACCCATTTAATTTCTTCCGTTTCATGTTCAGAGCTATTCGAGTGGCATTATTAGATGAAGGGATTAATATAGACCCCATACTTCATAATGCAGGGGTTAAAGTGGGTAAGACATTTTATAAAAAGTTAAAGGGTCAGGATGTCAATGAACTTACTCGAAATATCGCAGTGTTCTGGGAAGCCAATAAACTGGGAAATATCCAGATAAAAAGTATGAATCCGATTATAATTCAGGCCTATGACTGTTTTGAATGTGAAGATCTGCCCCAACTGGGAAGACCAGCCTGTGCATTTGATTCAGGACTGTTGGAAGGAGTATTCTCCAATTATTATGGGCAGGAAGTGGAAGCTGAGGAAACCAAATGCTACGCTCAGGGAGATGATTTCTGCCAGTTCGTAATTAAGCCTTTAAAATCAAAAGAATGACTGAAAGTGTGAAAAAATTGGTTTAAAAAACAAGACGCAGGTTCAAACTATTTCCTTGGAAATGCCTGTTTTAATTGTTTCCTGTTCTAATTTCCTGTTAAAAAATATTTCCTATTCTAAATTTCCTTTTGGAAAATGTTTCCCAAAAAAATAGGAAATCCTCTTTAACATTCCTTCTCATAAATCGTTTTCACGAAGTTTTTAATGGCACCTTCTGCTTTTTGAACATCCCTAACACAACCGTAATGTCCCCATATGGAATCATAGTTGAAAAGTTGTGAATTTTTCAGTCCTTCATGCATAGGTCGGACACAAAAATTGAAATCAACGATCTGATCCTGATTTATGGCCACCACCAGTGACGGGATTCTGATTTTAGATATTTCATCCCCCAGATCGTGTTCTAAAAGAGCCTTATTTCTCCAGATAACATCATTGGCATCCCATTCATGGGCATCTTTCTCCCGGTCCCCCATTCCATCTAAAAATTCACTCCGGGATTGGAAACAGGTCTCATAATTTTCAGGGGAGAGGCTCCAGAGGAAACTGAGGGCAGATGATTTTTCCATGACACGGAGGGGGTTATCGGTGTAATTGCCATTCATATAACCATAGTCTTCGGTGATCATCTGATTCATAAGGTGGTACATTCCGTACATCCGGTTTGAAATCCGGTGGCTGGTTCCATTGAGTATCAAAAAATCAATGAAATCAGGATACTCAATTGCCCAGTGAAGAGCCTGGAAACCACCCATGGATGTGCCCATAATCCCGTTCAAATGTTTTATTCCCAATTTTGTGGTTATGAGCTCGTAATGGGCCCTTACCATGTCCTTCAGGGTATAGTGAGGGAAATCTGTTTTCAGGCCAGATGTGGATGGGGCAGATGATCCTGGTGCTCCCAGTGCAGTGGGGCTTATCACGTAGAAGTGGTTGGTGTCAATGGCCTTTCCCGGGCCAATTACACTCTTAAGATTCTCTACAGATGTGTAATCCCCACTCCAGCCATGGAGATAGATGAAGGCATTGGTTATGTTCCCCTCGTTATCCAGTTTTTTATTTCCCTGT contains:
- a CDS encoding FprA family A-type flavoprotein, giving the protein MKAESEKIGEGVYWVGVLDWDIRKYHGYTLNGTTYNAYLVFGDDKVALIDNAYPGNYQELMARVEDAFEKEGKEVNLDVIVQNHVEKDHSGVLPELHRRFPEAPIYCTEIAVKGLLKHFPALEGANFIEVGTGDALELGGKTLAFLDAFLLHWPDSMFTLLVEQGILFPNDAFGQHICYPQRFDHEIPEHVLMDGTQKFYANLITPLSKLVLKKFQEVTDLGLLEQIKMIAPAHGQIWTDPMKVIGAYSTWATGECPDKITIIYDTMHQSTQKMAHAVAEGAMSEGVDVKMYFLHEDERSEIVKDILESKAIALGAPTIYDEPYPSVGDLIYYLRGLKFNRTGRERLALTFGSMGGKGGAPETLARDLKECGFNVLNEYEVYYVPDADELEKCFEAGKKLAQEIKKA
- a CDS encoding V4R domain-containing protein translates to MANINTESRIKIFSTKTGVNVVQSPIKAQILSILKEGGMSGSQIVSSTKRSKSTISAHLQDLEDAGIIDWVIDPEDRRRKIYYINSKFLGDLSSTKEIENDMNDLLEEYVVQSEDPFNFFRFMFRAIRVALLDEGINIDPILHNAGVKVGKTFYKKLKGQDVNELTRNIAVFWEANKLGNIQIKSMNPIIIQAYDCFECEDLPQLGRPACAFDSGLLEGVFSNYYGQEVEAEETKCYAQGDDFCQFVIKPLKSKE
- a CDS encoding rubredoxin; the encoded protein is MNYQCEICHYIYEPENGDPEGGIEPGTSFKDIPSDWLCPRCGIDKSSFTPMGNEIQAPRGKDPLLVMVLGLTQGLWTIAGTGSYSVTRQIGRTFLEELKSKGLKFDDSKTSLESVRSYFVENHHMAGNIEYSVGDDEVDLKVQNCRFFPVCSQLESQGVLITTCPYTNTAAMAMEEATGYRFRISKEPQGFGHQITLKKVSKVK
- a CDS encoding alpha/beta fold hydrolase, with protein sequence MLKPQYHILKDFQLESGEILPEIKLEYATQGNKKLDNEGNITNAFIYLHGWSGDYTSVENLKSVIGPGKAIDTNHFYVISPTALGAPGSSAPSTSGLKTDFPHYTLKDMVRAHYELITTKLGIKHLNGIMGTSMGGFQALHWAIEYPDFIDFLILNGTSHRISNRMYGMYHLMNQMITEDYGYMNGNYTDNPLRVMEKSSALSFLWSLSPENYETCFQSRSEFLDGMGDREKDAHEWDANDVIWRNKALLEHDLGDEISKIRIPSLVVAINQDQIVDFNFCVRPMHEGLKNSQLFNYDSIWGHYGCVRDVQKAEGAIKNFVKTIYEKEC
- a CDS encoding ferritin family protein, whose amino-acid sequence is MDLINEHKIGICKGTDLEKLVAANFSGETQEVGMYLAMARLAQREGLPEVAEVLKTIAWEEAEHAAHFAEMNEVIKPTLKENLEMMLEGETMANNEKKTAAKKAKECDIDPAHDFFDESSRDEARHARMLKGILERYF